From the Musa acuminata AAA Group cultivar baxijiao chromosome BXJ1-2, Cavendish_Baxijiao_AAA, whole genome shotgun sequence genome, one window contains:
- the LOC135609109 gene encoding uncharacterized protein LOC135609109 isoform X1: protein MACSHGCAKNDKSSSRYRWAPLDVQSHVPNKISHQKDASRARAKGNAQSETKSPIQQVRTSEFISAVAGIWDYVADPAVFYSDESLKYHNIHQKDNIICYVDRQRNHKPATAKSESFCYGPKSLSSSSSAVRSNFEELKWIKKQLLLPACNRYVGHSFISKHVWLSGFHPHVGNDKMSRSMTPTVKTKLYERINENSALEDLKDVTGHSSIGKGKKTPVQRSASQDKGNYVISECNDTSSDHSLNTVEKDLHIKGSHCSTYSLMPMTIRKEAVVGLRNYDSNLHLGYNFDFLTSTDRTCGQCQQAIRVVSSSLTEVSDVLSNPSDHNIHRNDKSFPRELLCEQQYTLNDSITVQDKLKKVFSKNRHAIAGALAGIMVSLCLHPVDTVKTIIQADGMVQKSAYRTLKRIISEKGLSGLYRGIAANIASSAPISAIYTFTYESVKGTLLPILPKEYHSFAHCIAGGCSSIATSFVFTPSERIKQQMQVGSQYQNCWNAFVGCLEKGGLPSLYAGWRAVLCRNIPHSIIKFYTYESLKQLSSKPEGGLSTLQTLLCGGLAGSTAALFTTPFDVVKTKLQTQAPGTLRKYNGVGHALQEIARQEGLQGLYRGLTPRLAMYVSQGAIFFASYEFLKAVFALEAPRLPAQVIHDKQRANNST, encoded by the exons ATGGCATGTTCTCATGGATGTGCAAAAAATGATAAATCTTCAAGCAGATATCGGTGGGCTCCTCTGGATGTTCAATCTCATGTGCCAAATAAAATTTCTCATCAGAAAGATGCCTCCAGAGCTCGTGCAAAGGGCAATGCCCAATCTGAGACCAAATCTCCCATCCAACAAGTACGTACATCTGAGTTCATATCAGCTGTTGCTGGAATCTGGGATTACGTTGCAGATCCAGCAGTTTTCTACAGTGATGAAAGCTTGAAATATCATAACATTCATCagaaagataatatcatatgctACGTGGACAGGCAAAGAAATCATAAACCAGCAACTGCAAAAAGTGAAAGCTTTTGTTATGGACCCAAATCTTTAAGCTCTTCATCATCTGCAGTAAGATCAAATTTTGAGGAATTAAAATGGATTAAGAAACAGTTACTGCTTCCTGCATGTAATAGATATGTAGGTCATTCTTTCATTTCGAAACATGTCTGGTTAAGTGGTTTTCATCCACATGTAGGAAATGATAAGATGTCACGGAGCATGACTCCTACTGTTAAAACCAAATTATATGAAAGGATAAATGAGAACTCCGCTTTGGAGGATCTGAAAGATGTTACAGGCCACAGTTCTATTGGAAAAGGCAAGAAAACTCCAGTTCAAAGATCCGCCAGTCAGGATAAAGGAAATTATGTTATTTCCGAATGTAATGATACTTCTTCTGATCATTCATTGAACACAGTCGAGAAAGATCTGCACATTAAAGGTTCTCATTGTTCAACATATTCACTTATGCCAATGACAATTAGAAAAGAAGCGGTTGTTGGATTGAGAAACTATGATTCTAACCTTCATTTGGGCTACAACTTTGATTTCCTAACTTCGACTGATCGCACATGTGGACAATGTCAACAAGCTATCAGAGTTGTCTCTTCTTCACTTACTGAGGTTTCAGATGTCCTTTCTAACCCCAGTGATCATAACATTCACAGGAATGATAAAAGCTTTCCTCGGGAACTTTTATGTGAACAACAGTATACACTGAACGATTCGATCACAGTACAAGATAAACTCAAAAAGGTATTTTCCAAGAACAGACATGCAATTGCAGGAGCATTGGCTGGAATCATGGTTAGCCTTTGTCTTCATCCTGTTGACACAGTTAAAACTATCATTCAGGCTGATGGCATGGTTCAAAAGTCGGCCTATCGTACACTCAAAAGAATCATATCAGAAAAAG GTTTATCAGGGCTATACCGTGGGATAGCTGCCAATATTGCTTCCTCGGCCCCAATTTCTGCCATTTATACCTTCACATATGAATCAGTTAAGGGAACTCTTCTGCCTATTCTGCCAAAG GAGTACCATTCTTTTGCTCACTGCATTGCAGGTGGCTGCTCGAGTATAGCTACTTCTTTTGTCTTTACTCCCAGTGAACGTATAAAGCAACAGATGCAAGTGGGTTCACAGTATCAAAATTGCTG GAATGCCTTTGTTGGCTGCCTTGAGAAGGGTGGACTGCCTTCATTATATGCCGGGTGGAGGGCAGTTCTTTGTAGAAACATTCCACACTCCATTATCAAG TTTTACACCTACGAAAGTTTGAAGCAGCTCTCTTCAAAGCCTGAAGGAGGTCTTAGCACATTGCAAACT CTATTATGTGGGGGTCTTGCTGGATCTACTGCTGCTCTTTTTACGACACCCTTCGATGTGGTGAAGACAAAATTGCAGACGCAA GCTCCTGGAACTCTTCGGAAATATAATGGCGTTGGTCATGCGCTTCAAGAAATAGCTAGACAAGAAGGCTTGCAAGGCCTTTACAG GGGCTTGACTCCAAGATTAGCTATGTATGTCTCCCAAGGAGCTATATTCTTCGCATCATACGAGTTCCTCAAGGCAGTTTTTGCTTTGGAAGCTCCTCGATTACCTGCTCAGGTCATTCACGACAAACAAAGAGCCAACAATTCCACATAA
- the LOC135609109 gene encoding calcium-binding mitochondrial carrier SAL1-like isoform X2: MACSHGCAKNDKSSSRYRWAPLDVQSHVPNKISHQKDASRARAKGNAQSETKSPIQQVRTSEFISAVAGIWDYVADPAVFYSDESLKYHNIHQKDNIICYVDRQRNHKPATAKSESFCYGPKSLSSSSSAVRSNFEELKWIKKQLLLPACNRYVGHSFISKHVWLSGFHPHVGNDKMSRSMTPTVKTKLYERINENSALEDLKDVTGHSSIGKGKKTPVQRSASQDKGNYVISECNDTSSDHSLNTVEKDLHIKGSHCSTYSLMPMTIRKEAVVGLRNYDSNLHLGYNFDFLTSTDRTCGQCQQAIRVVSSSLTEVSDVLSNPSDHNIHRNDKSFPRELLCEQQYTLNDSITVQDKLKKADGMVQKSAYRTLKRIISEKGLSGLYRGIAANIASSAPISAIYTFTYESVKGTLLPILPKEYHSFAHCIAGGCSSIATSFVFTPSERIKQQMQVGSQYQNCWNAFVGCLEKGGLPSLYAGWRAVLCRNIPHSIIKFYTYESLKQLSSKPEGGLSTLQTLLCGGLAGSTAALFTTPFDVVKTKLQTQAPGTLRKYNGVGHALQEIARQEGLQGLYRGLTPRLAMYVSQGAIFFASYEFLKAVFALEAPRLPAQVIHDKQRANNST, encoded by the exons ATGGCATGTTCTCATGGATGTGCAAAAAATGATAAATCTTCAAGCAGATATCGGTGGGCTCCTCTGGATGTTCAATCTCATGTGCCAAATAAAATTTCTCATCAGAAAGATGCCTCCAGAGCTCGTGCAAAGGGCAATGCCCAATCTGAGACCAAATCTCCCATCCAACAAGTACGTACATCTGAGTTCATATCAGCTGTTGCTGGAATCTGGGATTACGTTGCAGATCCAGCAGTTTTCTACAGTGATGAAAGCTTGAAATATCATAACATTCATCagaaagataatatcatatgctACGTGGACAGGCAAAGAAATCATAAACCAGCAACTGCAAAAAGTGAAAGCTTTTGTTATGGACCCAAATCTTTAAGCTCTTCATCATCTGCAGTAAGATCAAATTTTGAGGAATTAAAATGGATTAAGAAACAGTTACTGCTTCCTGCATGTAATAGATATGTAGGTCATTCTTTCATTTCGAAACATGTCTGGTTAAGTGGTTTTCATCCACATGTAGGAAATGATAAGATGTCACGGAGCATGACTCCTACTGTTAAAACCAAATTATATGAAAGGATAAATGAGAACTCCGCTTTGGAGGATCTGAAAGATGTTACAGGCCACAGTTCTATTGGAAAAGGCAAGAAAACTCCAGTTCAAAGATCCGCCAGTCAGGATAAAGGAAATTATGTTATTTCCGAATGTAATGATACTTCTTCTGATCATTCATTGAACACAGTCGAGAAAGATCTGCACATTAAAGGTTCTCATTGTTCAACATATTCACTTATGCCAATGACAATTAGAAAAGAAGCGGTTGTTGGATTGAGAAACTATGATTCTAACCTTCATTTGGGCTACAACTTTGATTTCCTAACTTCGACTGATCGCACATGTGGACAATGTCAACAAGCTATCAGAGTTGTCTCTTCTTCACTTACTGAGGTTTCAGATGTCCTTTCTAACCCCAGTGATCATAACATTCACAGGAATGATAAAAGCTTTCCTCGGGAACTTTTATGTGAACAACAGTATACACTGAACGATTCGATCACAGTACAAGATAAACTCAAAAAG GCTGATGGCATGGTTCAAAAGTCGGCCTATCGTACACTCAAAAGAATCATATCAGAAAAAG GTTTATCAGGGCTATACCGTGGGATAGCTGCCAATATTGCTTCCTCGGCCCCAATTTCTGCCATTTATACCTTCACATATGAATCAGTTAAGGGAACTCTTCTGCCTATTCTGCCAAAG GAGTACCATTCTTTTGCTCACTGCATTGCAGGTGGCTGCTCGAGTATAGCTACTTCTTTTGTCTTTACTCCCAGTGAACGTATAAAGCAACAGATGCAAGTGGGTTCACAGTATCAAAATTGCTG GAATGCCTTTGTTGGCTGCCTTGAGAAGGGTGGACTGCCTTCATTATATGCCGGGTGGAGGGCAGTTCTTTGTAGAAACATTCCACACTCCATTATCAAG TTTTACACCTACGAAAGTTTGAAGCAGCTCTCTTCAAAGCCTGAAGGAGGTCTTAGCACATTGCAAACT CTATTATGTGGGGGTCTTGCTGGATCTACTGCTGCTCTTTTTACGACACCCTTCGATGTGGTGAAGACAAAATTGCAGACGCAA GCTCCTGGAACTCTTCGGAAATATAATGGCGTTGGTCATGCGCTTCAAGAAATAGCTAGACAAGAAGGCTTGCAAGGCCTTTACAG GGGCTTGACTCCAAGATTAGCTATGTATGTCTCCCAAGGAGCTATATTCTTCGCATCATACGAGTTCCTCAAGGCAGTTTTTGCTTTGGAAGCTCCTCGATTACCTGCTCAGGTCATTCACGACAAACAAAGAGCCAACAATTCCACATAA